The genomic DNA ataaccacaacaacaacagcagcattcTTTCCAATTCTGATGgcgtatgtgtgtctttcaGGTGGAATGTCCAGAAGTCCCAGAGGATCTCCAGCACTGGATCAACTTTATCTCTGCCAACAGCCAGGCTTTGAGGGCCGAGAGCGGACTGGATGAGAAGAGCAAGTGAGGACACAGCACCAAGCCCTTCCCAATGGACAATGAAAGACAAGAATGTTAAATAGCAGgcattatgtgtgcatgtttacagGAACCCATCCGAAGACTCTGTCtcagatagcctacattattttgGTCAATAAGCTGAAGAATTTTTTTTTGAGAGACTCAAATATTTTCCTATTAGCATGTTATTTTTTCCCTATGTTGAGGTGGATAACCAAATGGAGAGTAAAATGGCCTACTGCAGAATAACTTGTATGCAAATGGTTTGTGGTAAGCCTAGACTGTGAAAATTATTGCAGATTTGATGAGAGAAATTCTATTTGTCTGAATAAATGCGAAATGGCCGTGAACTGGTCTCTGCTTTTTATCATTCAAGAACTTCCAGTAGCCTTGGCTAGGTTGTTGCTTTTTTGCTCACGCGATATCAGTTTGAGCCAATGAAATTGTCGAAAGGCCATTTCCAGGAAGTAAAGCTAGCGTTTGGCAAGGAAACCGGCTTCCTCGACTAGTGCTGCTTTCATCAGTGACCCAACGTCAGGACTGCGAGTGAAAACGTATGAAATACATTATGTATCGCTTGTGTACATAATCTATATAATCTGAATTATCAGTGTGTTCATTTATTGATAAATACCATAGTTAATTTCGGTTTGTCCGCATTAGTTCTCTGTTGACTGctacagctagctagctaactagcaagTGGACAGTCATAGCGCAAGCTCCCACTACTGTAACGTTAGGCTGTGCATGCATAAGATAACAGAGAACAATATCTGGTTGAATATTTATGAAACCTGAAGAATGAATCCTCACATTTGGTTGCGAACACGACCTGTTATGCTAATGTGTGCTGTAGCCTTTTAGCTTGTCCTGTGtcagtaacgttaacgttatagCATTTCGGGTGTTTTGACAAGTGATATAACGCTAAGTGTATTCCTGTGTCCAGTgactttatttgtgttttgctgATGTTTCAGATGTTTCTGTGGGTGCTCTCCGGTCTGCTTCTGCTTTTTGGCAGCCTGGATGTGTGGTACTTCTTGAGAGGCCTCCTGATGATCATAAAGTCATTGTTCCAGAGCCCCCTGAAAGATATAACTGCTGACCACATGATAGAAGGGAAAGTGCTTCCCCATGACATAGACTACATGGGCCACATGAATAATGCCCGCTACTTGAGGGAGTGCGACTTTGCAAGGTTCTCCTATTACACCCGCAATGGGCTGTTCATGGCCGCTCGGGCAATGAAGGCCACAATGGTCGTGGGAGCCAGCACTATCCGCTACCGTAGGTCCCTTGCCCTGGGCGAGGCCTTCGAGTTGAGGAGTCGCATCGTGACCTGGGATGAGAAGTCCTTCTTCCTGGAGCAGCGCTTTGTGTCCAAGAAGGATGGCTTTCTCTCGGCAGTCATGTTCTGCCGGCAGAATGTTGTCCGCAGCAGCCCCGAAAAGATCCTGGAGCACCTTTGCAAGAGGAAGGTGAgcctgaggtcaaaggtcaatgtgGTGGTCTACTGTGgttataacaaaacaaagtaAATTGTATTTAATGAACAAAGGCACATTCTCGATTTAGCCTATGTCCAGTTGTCTGGCTCAGCTGCATCTTCTTACATGAAATACacactaggctgggtgaaccctgcctgaacttctggggaatttgaatttcgcccggcagctcaggctggataccagcagatctatcttctctgtttcactgccagaatctttggctccaatcaaaaacggccatactctagtcctggcacgctattggccagtGATGTGATGATAATGAAACTTATCAGCAACGAAAGGAAAGCAGCAGccgcttctgttttggaagatgttaaaggcaagttttctACAGAATAAAAACTTGAcctggaacagttcatacagcagaaggacTTGTTTGCGTTTCTACCGACCGgctttggtaggctaaaagttTAATTGACCTACTAGCCCCACTCCTGGCAattgcgtacggagtcatttgaacgatgcccattgatcacgcctcttttgcagtagaaacaaagcgcagcctccccagactaatgttcaatcttaaaagattgagcttagtatggtgaaaatcACACtaaatatacactatattgccaaaagtgttcgctcacctgccttgaatCACATATGAACTTGATCAGTAACATCCTTAATCCCTGGGGTTTATTATGACATTGGCCTTTGCTGCTTGGGAAGATTTTCCACAagatttaggagtgtgtttatgttttttttgaccattctttcagaagcacatttgctAGGtctcacactgatgttggacgaggagactggctctcagggcGCATTCATACTAGGTCCCCTGGACCGGACCTGGGTTCGTTTGGTCTGATGGTTTGTTTCGTTTTGATAAtgtgaacgcaaccgtaccgaactcAGGTGTGTACCCGGGACCTGTGTCTGGAATCTGGTACTTATGATGCAAACGGACCAGGgtgcgcagacaaacatgtaatgtgaacgaAGACCAACTGCAGTAGGGGTCAGGGGAAGTACCGCACTCAGTGTGGACAGTGTACACAGTGTGAACGCAACCTCAGTCTCCGccctaattcatcccaaaggtgttctaattgggttgaggtcaggactagTGTGCACTgtacaggccagtcaagttcatcgacaccaaactctgttatccatgtctttatggacccttccggttccaacatgactgtgcaccagtgcacaaagcaaggtccataaaggcatgtaTGACAGTttagtgtggatgaacttgactggcctgcatacTGTAGAGTCccgacctcaacccaatagaacacctttgggatgaattagagcggatactgagagccagagagtctcctcgtccaacatcagtgggtgacctcacaaatgcacttctgaaagaatggtagactcctaaaccttgtggaaagtcttcccagaagagttgaagctgatatagctgcaaagggtgaaccaatgtcataataaacccaatggattaaggatgggatttgactgaagttcatatgtgagtcaaggcaggtgagcgaacaCTTTTGGCTATATAgtgtataaaaaaagaaagtacaGGAACAAAAACAATCTGCTGAGCCCCTGGAtgagtcttcttttttttgtttcagtcttggatgtgttttgtgtttcagGTGGAATGCCCTGCCGTCCCAGAGGATCTCCAGCACTGGATCAACTTTATCTCTGCCAACAGCCAGGTTTTGAGGGCTGAGAGTGGACTGGATGAGAAGAGCAAGTGAGGGGGATGGTCCAGATGGAGGTGTTCTTACCGATATTGAAATCCTGTGTGTCCACCCACCCCAGCCCCACCCCACTGTATCTCCAACCATTTACAGAGGATGGAAAATAGCCATGCCTCACATTTTCAAAACGTGTACGGTAACCAGTAGAATTTCAAATATTATAAATACTATGAAAATTAAGACGAATGTTGATGACATGCAAATGAACAGTTGAAAGAGAAGATTGACAGTCATGGATAATCCTAATGGTGCAATGTGTAGTTATTGCTGTCAACATATACTTTTAGAACTGCAACTATGATGCCTGTCTAAAGGCATGGTCAAGATAGTTTTGCTGATATAAAgctttgcatgtcttttttggAAGATTTCTTTAGGAATCATTTCCATGTTTTTGGAATGCAAACAAATGAATTCCATAGCTGTAGGTCTGAAAGAGGGGGCTTCTTTAGTTGCAGCAACTTTGTATCAGACTGTCAACTGGAAGGTGGAAGACGTGATGTGATTTTTAAGGAGGAAGACTGACCAAAGACTCCTTGAGCTCAGGGGACCAGAGAAGCACAGGATTAAAAAAGGATATTGTAGCTATAAATTATTGACCAGAATTGATGGGGATGAGTTATATCACATTATGATACTTGAATATTGTCATAGGCTTCAGTTTGTCATTTGCACTGAGACTGAATGTAGTCAGAATTCCATATTTATTACCAGAGTTATACGATTTGTTGTTCCTATTCATTATGTAATACATTATTGTAAATGGACTTGAAGCACTTACTGCATTTTGAAAAGATTTATTGTAAGTTATATGTACTTCATGCACTGATTTTATCTCATTTATGTTCCTGTATTTTCAGTTGTTGGACAGTATTGTGTGTATACCTTTTACAATTTGTGGGATTCCTCTTATTGTTTGCACAGaacttgcatgtttgtgtactcTGTGTTGCTGTGCTTCATTCTCATTGATGAATGTCCTAGAAACTTAGCATGCTCTTGAAGATACTCTTTTCAACATGTATCTTGTGTTTCTTTTGGAAAGGGATTTAATGCTATGGTTTCAGGTGAGGCAATAAAACAATGTGTGAGCATTTGACTGATTAACCTTGCCATCTGATCTTATTTCACATTTAATTTCGATTGTTAGTTTAAAGACATGTTTAACTATGCAGTTTCAAGTATTTTTGGCCACTCCCCTATCACCAAAGAGTTGTgtctactgacaaggtaatgctTCACGATTCTCGCCAGATGTCTGTGGATTGACAATTATTGAAGTTGCATTGCTGGTTCTCTTGCTAGTGACCCACTATGTCTATTGATATGCAAGGTGAACGATTCCCCTATTACAAGCTGGTTTACCATCAAATTTACTTCGTAGAGGTTATATTTGGGTAAAAGTCTTGCATGGAGTACCTAACaccaaaacatatacacatgtgAATTTAGCATCAGAGTGAAAGAGATACTAAATGCACAGCAACATGAAGGTCCAATGTTCCTCCTAAACGGCAACCTACGGGTATATTCTGCCCACTGGTGGTCGAACGCTGCCTTTGGACTGAGGGCCTCGGCTGTCATCAaggctcctcccctccccctcctgtcAAAGACCTCCAAGCCACTCCCTCGTTCACGTGACCATTTCCTGCAAAACAAAGCTGACTCCACTCGTTCTCATGCCACAGCCTTTAAATCGCCAACCACTAGTGTAGCGTTTTTATTTGATTATAGAAAATGGCACAGGCTGGTGTTTTCCTCGAACACGATCAGTTCAACTGTTCGATATGTCTGGATGTTCTCAAGGACCCCGTGACTATACCATGTGGCCATAGTTATTGTAAAGGCTGTATCTCGGGCTATTGGGACCAGGATGAATTCATCTCGCTGTATGgctgcccccagtgcagacAGACATTTTCGCCAAGGCCTATACTGGGCAGAAACACCATGTTGGCCGATGTCGTAGAGAAACTGAGTAAGACCGGACTTCAGACCGTTCCTTCTGACGACTCGTTAGCCGAACCCGGAGATGTGGAGTGCGACGTTTGTACAGGACGGAAAAACAAGGCTGTTAGATCCTGTTTGGTATGTTTGGCCTCCTACTGTGAGTCTCACGTTCAACCCCACTACGAGTCTCAGGCCTTCAAGAGGCACAAGCTGGTCGCACCCTTCGGAACGATACAGGAAAAACTGTGCTCTCGCCACGACAAGCTCCTGGAGGTCTTCTGTCGCACTGATCAGCGGTGTATATGCTCTTTATGCCTTACCGACGAACACAAAGGTCACGATGCTGTGTTGGCCGCAGGTGAAATCACAGAAAAGAAGGTGCGCTGAAGTTGGAGGTCGATGGGGGTGGTGATTTGGTCATATTATCAGGACATTACCTATGCACATATTTCTGTGATGGGATGTGAAGAATTACATGGTGGaatgttttgtcttttgatGTTTCTAGAGTGAGATtggagagatgcagagaaaaTCCCAGCAAGTTATtcaagagcgagagaaagagctgGAACAGCTGAAGCACTCTATGACGTCTCTCACAGTAAGCAAAGACCAACACCACCCACCTGGCCACGATCACTCAAGCCACCGATCAATGTGTTGTGATAAGCATGTATTCTCACAATAGATTAGGCCTATTGCACGGAAGCTGTTTGTAGACTTTGACCCCTGTCTGCCATTCAAAAGTAGCCTGGTGGTTGTGATATTTTAGTGATGCTAAATCTCAATGTGATGTAGTTTCAAATAACTCTAATCAAtacatgtctaactcttatttTAGTGATGTTagtgatgcccccccccccccccccccccccccgacacacacacacacccacacaccagtcCAGCTATAAGTCACACCCTGTAACCTGGCATggtctctcctgtcctctgcaGCTGTCCTCCCAAGCCGCTCTGGTGGAGAGCGAGCGCATATTTATGGAGCTGTCTACCTCCATAGCTCGGAGGCAGTCCGAGCTGAAGGAGCTCATCCGGGTCCAGGAGAGGGCAGCCATGGCCCACGCAGAGGACTGCCTccggcagcaggagcaggagctgagCCAGCTCAGGAAGAGGGACGC from Sardina pilchardus chromosome 2, fSarPil1.1, whole genome shotgun sequence includes the following:
- the si:ch73-52e5.2 gene encoding protein THEM6 isoform X1, whose product is MFQMFLWVLSGLLLLFGSLDVWYFLRGLLMIIKSLFQSPLKDITADHMIEGKVLPHDIDYMGHMNNARYLRECDFARFSYYTRNGLFMAARAMKATMVVGASTIRYRRSLALGEAFELRSRIVTWDEKSFFLEQRFVSKKDGFLSAVMFCRQNVVRSSPEKILEHLCKRKVECPAVPEDLQHWINFISANSQVLRAESGLDEKSK
- the si:ch73-52e5.2 gene encoding protein THEM6 isoform X2, which gives rise to MFLWVLSGLLLLFGSLDVWYFLRGLLMIIKSLFQSPLKDITADHMIEGKVLPHDIDYMGHMNNARYLRECDFARFSYYTRNGLFMAARAMKATMVVGASTIRYRRSLALGEAFELRSRIVTWDEKSFFLEQRFVSKKDGFLSAVMFCRQNVVRSSPEKILEHLCKRKVECPAVPEDLQHWINFISANSQVLRAESGLDEKSK
- the ftr67 gene encoding finTRIM family, member 67 isoform X2, with product MAQAGVFLEHDQFNCSICLDVLKDPVTIPCGHSYCKGCISGYWDQDEFISLYGCPQCRQTFSPRPILGRNTMLADVVEKLSKTGLQTVPSDDSLAEPGDVECDVCTGRKNKAVRSCLVCLASYCESHVQPHYESQAFKRHKLVAPFGTIQEKLCSRHDKLLEVFCRTDQRCICSLCLTDEHKGHDAVLAAGEITEKKSEIGEMQRKSQQVIQEREKELEQLKHSMTSLTLSSQAALVESERIFMELSTSIARRQSELKELIRVQERAAMAHAEDCLRQQEQELSQLRKRDAELLRLLQTDDHVNFLQSCQSLRGQPERGDVPNIRPDPNFGSVIAAVSEFQALLEDVCQGGFFNISEKVNGVAVLENPKPKTDLEPAMEPAAQAPFGLSAPAPTTFGVPVPSFGGFAFSCGSRPTSSRLRVQQRRRRR
- the ftr67 gene encoding finTRIM family, member 67 isoform X1, whose translation is MAQAGVFLEHDQFNCSICLDVLKDPVTIPCGHSYCKGCISGYWDQDEFISLYGCPQCRQTFSPRPILGRNTMLADVVEKLSKTGLQTVPSDDSLAEPGDVECDVCTGRKNKAVRSCLVCLASYCESHVQPHYESQAFKRHKLVAPFGTIQEKLCSRHDKLLEVFCRTDQRCICSLCLTDEHKGHDAVLAAGEITEKKSEIGEMQRKSQQVIQEREKELEQLKHSMTSLTLSSQAALVESERIFMELSTSIARRQSELKELIRVQERAAMAHAEDCLRQQEQELSQLRKRDAELLRLLQTDDHVNFLQSCQSLRGQPERGDVPNIRPDPNFGSVIAAVSEFQALLEDVCQGGFFNISEKVNGVAVLENPKPKTDLEPAMEPAAQAPFGLSAPAPTTFGVPVPSFGGFAFSCGKLLFKTNEFQTSSATEEETEVTRTEEPHIGCQTVLFRLAARIAACLL